ttgtGCAGtactcacagaagccagaagagggcatcgaatactgcatgccctggaactggagttacatagaGGTGGCTGtcagccaccatatgggtgctgggaatcataccttgattctctagaagaacagctagCCCATGCTTTTAATGCCAGAGCCGACTCTCtagcgcacacgtgtgtgtgtgtgtgtgtgtgtgtgtgtgtatgtgtgtgtatgtgtatatgtatgtgtatgtgcgtgtatgtgtatgtgtgtatgtgtgtattgtgtacgtgtgtgtatgtgtgtgtgtgggtatgtgtgtatctgtgtatgtgaattttgtgtatgtgtgtgaatgtctgtgtgtgtatatgtatgtgtgtatgtgtatgtgtgtatgtgtgtatttgtgtatgtgtgtgtatgtgtacgtgtatgtatgtgtgtgtatgtgtgtatgtttgcatatgtgtgtgcatgtgtgtgtatgtgagtgtgtatgtgtgtgtatgtgtggggggctatgtgtgcatatgtgtgtatatgtatgtgtatgtgtgtatatgtttatgaatgtatgtgtatgtgagtgtgtatgcatgtgtatatgtgtgttggggtatttgtgtgtatatgtgtttaacTGTGAAACAGAAGattactttttaaactttttacttgtattttatgtatatggatattttgcctgcaagCCTGTCTGGACACCACATTCATTCCCCCAGTGattgtagaggccagaagaaatcATCAGATTCCCTGACacaagagttacagacagtcgttAGCTTCCACGTAGGTACTGGGAGTCAAAcatgggtcctttggaagagcaacctgtcctcttaactgctgagccatctctctagcccctctgaggatggctttgaattCTGGTCCTTGTGCCCTGTCTCTCTAGTTCCAGGCTTACAGGCCATATTTTCACACTAATAGagggatccaaacccaggtcttcatgcttatacaACAACTGATCCTACATCTTAAGTTATCTCTCTAACTCTAAAATcctatttttttgtatttgtttatttattcacgtgtgtgtgtgcgtgtgtgtgtgtgtgtgagagagagagagagagagagagagagagagagagagagagagagagatgcttgaCATTATaaacatgtgaaggtcagagaacaatttgcgGGAGTCTTTCCTTTtgttatatgggttctgggacttgatcttaggtcatcaggcttggcagcaagcgcctATAATCACTGAACCCCCATCCCATtttaatatgcatttttaaaGTGGTGGAATGAGCCCAGAAAGGTAAAAATACCTTGGATCACAAAGCAGCCTTGGCTCAGTGTTGAAAAGGTTCTCTGAACTCAGTGAGAAAGGGCACAGTGCGTTCTTGTTGTCTGCCAGGGATGGGTTCCAGGACAACTTTCCACACCCAAACTCGAAATATGAGGATGCTCAAACCCATAGATAAAATGGCTTAAATTTCCCTAAAGCCTGTGTGGTCCTCCTTGTACTTGGTATCATTTCTAGATAACTTATAACACCTAATACAATGCCAATGCTATAAATAGTTGTCACGCTCTATTGAAATAACAACAGGAAAGCGTCTGTGAATGTTCAGTACAGAGGTAGTTTTTACTTCCTAATATTTCCAATCCAAGACTGGTTGAATCCAGGGTGACAAAGACCTGATCATACTTGCTGTGTCTGCTGAAGGCATGAGGCATGAAGGGCCACCCGCTTCATCTCTGGTCCAGGGAGATGATCCACAGAGGTGTTTGGGGCTCAAACCCAGTTCTATGACTTGgtctattttacatttctttcttttcttttcttttttttccggagctggggacggaacccagggccttgcacttgctaggcaagtgctctaccactgagctaaatccccaacccctattttacaTTTCTAAAAACAGTTCCTAATCTGCAGAATGGAGTTCATTGGTGGAAGGTGGAGTTTTGATGAGGAAAGGGGAGAGCTAATATTGGAAGACAACACAGTCAGAATCTGTCCTAagaatcccagccctcaggaggttGAGTCAGGAGCATTgctttgagttcaaggacagtagGAGATTGGTGTGTACGGTCTCTGAACAGATACTGTCCTAATGAGATGCATTATGTATATTAACCCATTCAATCTTTCTAGGTAAAAAGGATAATATTCCTTTGTAAGTacctatatttattattatgtgtgtgcgtgtgcctgacGCACATGCCATGGTGCGCGAGTGGGACGCGTGTGGAGGACAGAGCACAACTGGTGTTTTTATTTCACATTCTTGTGCAGGGTTGGGGGAGCAAACTCAGGCGTCAGGCTGGCATGACCAGCGCTTTCACCTGCCGAGCTTTCTTGAGCGGGGCATAGGTAATGTCCTTTCTACAACGTGTGCTTTGGGGAATTGAAGCTTTGATGGGAATTTCGTTCAAAGACCTCAAAAGCTTATAAAAGAGATCTCCTAGGAGCCTGCTTCCTCATCTTAACTCTGACCCAGAAATCCTCGGGTCCATCTGCGAAACGCCTGCGCCCTCTAGTGACGTGAAGTAGCGCTGTCTCATGGCACCCTGTGGGAGCGTTCACACTCAGTGGGCAAATGCACTATGGAAATTGTAAGGACTGGGGACATGAAGTCTAGAGGATCAGAGAGTAGCTGGAACAGGGCTGGGGGCTAGTGGGAAGCACCCACACGATCTGGGTAGGATGGGAGTTGAGCTGTTTCTAGCTTTGGAGGCGTGGTTTATGGCTGGGCGGAGCCTTTGGCTTGGGCGGGGCCAGCTTGCGGGCTAGACGTGGCGCAGCGGCCGAGTTTGGGTGCAGCCTGCGGAACGTCTCCTGCCAGGCACAGATGAACATCCTACTgtcgccgccgccgctgctgctgcttctcGCAGCCCTTGTGGCTCCagccacctccatcaccacctacCGACCGGATTGGAACCGTCTTCGAGGCCTGGCCAGGGGGCGGGTGGAGGTGAGTGTGCCTTTTCTCAACCTTGGTTTGACAGTTCCACAACCCTGCTGCCCCTCATCACTAGTAATACAGTCCACTCTGGCCTCAGGGATACCAGAATTCCTGGgtccccctctttcccttctgCATGGCCCGGGAAGCTTCCCTTTTATTTGCCAATAGCAGGATGCCCAGCATCTACTGTGGAAGCAAGAATCCTCATCCTTGCGGCCTGGCACTCTGAACCCTTGCTCTCCTCCAGGCTTGGCCCAACCGTGGGTCTCTGGACACCAGTCCCCTCTTTCCCCAGctataggttttctttttttttctttttctttttcttttttttttttggttcttttttttcggagctggggaccgaacccagggccttgcgcttcctaggcaagcgctctaccactgagctaaatccccaacccctaaaactgCCCCTTAGAACCCAACTTATCTCTTCACTCTGGATACCCCCCCCCCGTTattcctacccccaccccaacttAGTGGCAGGCATTCCAGAATCTCTCTTCTGGGGGGAAGAAAAGACCTTCTAAGCTCCTCCCCTCACTGTACTATTCTGGAACTGGAAGAGAGGGTAGGGAAATGAGACACCAACACACCACAGCCGCCTTAGACCACCGCCCCCAACATCCTGCCGGCCAAGCATTTCCGCTAGCGTCTTCCCAAGTGATTCATATGCTTACAGACTCTTCGTGGGCCTtagttggtttgttttctgtttatttttattttatgttttaacaaaAGGGAATATAAGGGAGGCCTGGGATAGGGAGGTCTGGACTTCCTGTTGGGAGTACGAAGGGTCCATCCATCCTCCCAAGTTAGGGAAGAGAAGCCAGATGGTTTATGAAGCTGGACCACAGGTGGCTGGCAGGGCTAGCTCtgcatggggtggggtggggaccaGATGGCAGGTGCCTATAACAGGGCCCTTAGGGTAGCTCTGAACTGTTTCCTTGTAGTCTGATTCTCCCATGAGTTTTCAAGGGCCAAAGGCCATGGTTAGAAGTCTACTGACAACAGGGAGAATGCTGTAACACGTGTCTCCTGGGCATTGGTCAGCCATCGGTAACATGCAAGCAGGGACCCATGGCTAGTTCCTTTCCCTCATCCTTTTCCTCTGGCTCTAGGCCCGCGCTTCCAACCTGTGCAGAGGTCTCCTTGCCTACGGGGCCTTTAGTTCTACTCCTTGATATTGCTCTTTCCTCTCACTGCCTGACCCAATTCAGTGTTAGGGACGGCATCGCCTCGGCTGTATAGCTGGCGTGTGAGGGACTCCTGATTTACtatcccacttctctctctccagACCTGTGGAGGATGACAGTTGAATCGCTTAAAGGAGGTGAGTTTGAAGGAAGGGGGTCCCTCTGAGGGAGTAAGGAGCCCTGGTCACTGACTGGGGGCCAGGTGGGAATCCCTGTACGGTGAGGCAAGAGACAGGAACCTGACTTGGTATATAACCTCAGTGGGCCTCCCTGTCCATGTCTAGAGAGTCTGAGGCCCTGTTCTCTAATGCTGTGGTTCCTCCCCAGGTGAAGGCCTTTGTCACTCAGGACATTCAACTGTAGTATCCTTTTCCTgttctggggggagggggatgaggaaggCACCTGGGAGAAGCCTCCGTTCTtcagagagaaaatgatgttcgTCTGCCAAAGAGGCTGATGTCAACTGCCCAGAGTGTTCTGAGGAAGTTCAAAACTAAGCAGGAAAGAAAGCTTACTGGTGGAGAGAAGGGCCCTTTATTCTTTGAATCTCACAGTGAGTGAGGACTGGGTCCCCACCTAGGCTTAAAGTAAGTGATCCGCTAAGGTGTCCCAGGAGCCAccactctctgcttctgctccccctcccacctccttaaCATCTCCTGCAGCCACAACCTGGTGATGAAGCACCTCCCTGGGGCAGACCCCGAACTCGTGTTGTTAAGCCGAAATTACCAGGAACTAGAGGTGAGGCATTGGCGGGAGGGGCTCCAGAGCTTTGGCTAAATGCTGATCCTGCCCTTTCTCCATCTCAGCGAATCCCACTCAGCCAAATGACCCGGGACGAGATAAACGCGCTGGTACAGGAGCTCGGCTTCTACCGTAAGTCGGCGCCCGAAGCGAAGGTGCCCCCCGAGTACCTGTGGGCGCCCGCTAAGCCCCCCGAGGACGCTTCGGACCGCGCCGACTTGTAGCCCTGAGCCACGTTGGAGCTGGGACCCCCTGCCAGCGCCCCGGAGACAGAATGAAGCGCTCAGCATCCCGGGAGCATAAACTCTCTTGCTGAGGGCCGACGCCGGTCTCCAAAGCAATGGAAATGGGTGTGGGGGAAGATTCCTCCcaatccttcctttcccttccccagctCCACTAAATCTTCTTCCTCAAGCTGAGACTCTTCTTATTGCTGCGAGTAGATGGTGTGAGGGATCAAATAGGAGTTCCTGAATATCCCCGGGCGACTCCTCCCACTGCCTGGCTGCGGGAGTGGGGGGAACACTTGGGGACAGTTCACAATCCTACGCCATCCCAAGACAGCAGAGAGAAATCAGGATCGTTGAAAACCAATAATTTATCAAAACGCTGCGTGTGTACAAGGGGGAGAGGTGTTTCGACAGACGGGGCAGCAGTGGGCAGGCGCACTGGGAGGGGCCGGTGCTGGGGGCGTGGGGACAGCAGCCTGCAGCGCAGGCGGTGTGAGCAGTGGCTAGACATTCTTGCCGCGCAGGCGCAGCTCATGGCGCCGCAGGTGGTTGTACAGCGATTGCACGTAGGTGAAGACGCACTTAGGGTCTGGCTTTTTGCCCATGATCATCatgtcctccacctccaccaaggGTACACAGTCCACCAGCATCCTGCAGGGGAGCGGGGCACAAGAGTTGTTGTCAGCGCCAGCCTGCTTCTTACTGTGTCCCTCTACCCCGAGATCTTTGTCACAGTCTGCTTGTCTTTTCATAATCTCCAGATTATGAAATCTCATCCATCAGAAAGGCTTTCCAGGAAGGGAAACCCGCAATCAAACCCAGGGACCATCCTGCCCATAGGCTACGCAGGTAGaattttgaggggttggggagtgAGCCATGCCCTACCCTGGGCA
This is a stretch of genomic DNA from Rattus norvegicus strain BN/NHsdMcwi chromosome 14, GRCr8, whole genome shotgun sequence. It encodes these proteins:
- the Selenom gene encoding selenoprotein M precursor (UGA stop codon recoded as selenocysteine) — its product is MNILLSPPPLLLLLAALVAPATSITTYRPDWNRLRGLARGRVETCGGUQLNRLKEVKAFVTQDIQLYHNLVMKHLPGADPELVLLSRNYQELERIPLSQMTRDEINALVQELGFYRKSAPEAKVPPEYLWAPAKPPEDASDRADL